Sequence from the Thermocoleostomius sinensis A174 genome:
GTGGGAAGCAAGCGAACTAAAACTCGATGCCAGGTTGTGCTTTCACACCCTGTTCTCGAAACGGATGCTTAATCAGCGTCATTTCTGTCACCAAATCAGCCTGATCGATCAGTAACTGAGGCGCTCCGCGTCCTGTTAAGATCACATGTGAGGCGGCTGGTTTTTGCTCTAAACCTGCCGAAACTTGTTCTACTGACAAATATCCTAACTTCAGCGCCACATTAATCTCGTCTAAAAGCACCAGCTTGAATTCAGGATTGCCAATAAATGTCAGGGCTTTGGCCCAAGCTTCGGTTGCTTTTTGCATGTCTCGCGATCGATCTTGGGTTTCCCAGGTAAAGCCTTCGCCCATTGCATGAAATTCCAATTGCTTTGGCCATAGGCTAAATACTCGCTTCTCGGCAGGCTCCCAACCGCCTTTAATGAATTGAACAATTGCCACCTTATAGCCATGTCCGAGCGATCGCAGCACCATTCCCAATGCGGCCGTAGTTTTGCCTTTGCCATTGCCCGTATGCACAATAATCAACCCTTTTTCCCGATTGCGTTCGGCTAGACGTTGCTCCTGGACTTCTTTGCGCCGCTGCATTTTGCGGTGATATTGTTCATCCGTGAGTCCGGGAGCGGTGGCCTCTTCATCAAGACGGGTGGCTTCTTGATCCTTTGATACATTCGAAAGAGAGTTTTCAGAAGTGGTAGTCATGGGTCGTTCAATTCCAGCAAAAAACTGATTAAGTTTACAGCAGAGCGATTACACGGACCTTGATCGTCGCCAGGTTTGGTGTTCAACCAGCGTATGCACTTGCCATTTCGGATCGACCGCAGGATAGTCCGATCGATAGTGTCCTCCTCGGCTTTCAGTCCGTAAGACTGCACTTTTGAGGATCAGATCAGCCACATCCAACAAGTTGCGCGTTTCGCCCCACAGCCGCAGTGATTGGCTTAGGGTGGAAGAACTTAGTGATAGCGGCGCTCGATTCGGTGAATTGAGCAGGTGCACCAGCGTTTGGCTCAGGGGCAGTGCCATGAGTTCCTGTTTCCAGGTTTCAACCTGAGTGATGGCGGCATTGAGCGATCGATGTTCACGGCAAATTCCGGCACTCTGCCACATCAAGCGGGGTAACTCCTGTCGCCAATATTTAATTTGAGCCAGTTCCTCCAATGCTCGTTCCAGCTTGTTTGCATCTCGATCTGAATCAGCATCAGAAATGGGATCTGGCGGCAAATCAGATAATTCCAGCGATCGCAGTTGCGCCCCAAACACCAAACACTCCAAAAGAGAGTTACTAGCCAGACGATTGGCTCCATGGACTCCGGTGCTGGCGGTTTCGCCAACGGCATACAGTCCAGCAAGGGTCGTGCGACTAAGGGTATCGGTAGTGATACCGCCCATCCAATAGTGAGCAGCGGGGGCAACAGGAATTGGTTCCTGTAGCACATCTATTCCCCAGGTTTGACAGACGTGAATAATATTAGGAAAACGCCGACGTACGGTTTCTGGAGCGATCGGACGCAGATCAAGCCAGACATGGGCAGTAGTTGGATCGGGGGTGGTTTGCTGCAAGTGGTTGAAGATGGCACGGCTGACGACGTCTCTAGGAGCTAATTCACCTGCTGGATGATAGTCAAACGCAAACCGCTTGCCTTGGGCATCAATTAAATGCGCTCCTTCGCCCCGAACCGCTTCGCTGATCAGAAAACGCGGAGCACCTGGTTTTGTCAGGGCTGTGGGATGAAACTGAAAAAACTCTAGATCGCGGAGTTGCGCACCAGCTCGCCATGCCATTGCCACGCCATCCCCCGTGCTGAGAGCAGGATTTGTAGTTTGGGCAAATACCTGTCCTCCCCCTCCTGTGGCTAGCACCACCGCTTTAGCCGTCAGCCATCGGATTTCGTTGGACTGAACAACGATCACACCTCGACAGCGTGGTTCCGCCTGCCGATCGCCCCCTTGACAACTCACCCACAAATCCAACACAAAGGCTTGTGGCAAAACCCGAATATTAGGACGGTTCAGCACATGAGCTTGCAGCGTCGTCACCATTGCCCGCCCGGTGGTATCTGCTGCATGAAGCACCCGCCGACGGGAATGGGCCGCCTCCAGGGTCAGAGCCAACGAATCGCCATGCCGATCGAACGCGACGCCCATATTGACCAACGACTGGACACATTGAGGAGCTTGCTCGACTAACAGGTTGACGGCCTCGACATCGCACAATCCGGCTCCAGCTTTCAGCGTGTCTTCTACATGTAGCACAGGAGAATCATCGGGGGCGATCGCTGCCGCAATGCCTCCTTGGGCCCAGTCACTTGCCGACAACGCCAGTGTATCTTTCGTGATTAAACCCACACGATAGTGGTCAGGCAAGCAAAGGGCAGCATAAAGTCCAGCGGCTCCACCGCCAATCACCAAAACATCAAACAACTGAGACGTTGCAGTCGAGGGTACAGAAATGGCAACCAATGGAACATCCTATGTAGAGAGCAAAACAGGGTAGTACCACAGTTTAATCCATAGATTTAATCAATGTGAGTCAATCAAAATCTGTAAGCGAACAGCCGCGACTCACACCAGAACCAAATAAAAACAGAGTCCGCCGGAGCGGACTCGTGGAACTGCTCGTAGAACTGTAGGATGAAAATGCTTGAAATCAGGCCTAGCTTTAAACCTAAGAACTGGAAAAAGTTTCTAATGAGCAACGACTTACAGCGTTATCGATAAATGCCATTGTTGAATCGATCGCCTCCTTCTACCAGAGCATCTTCTGGAGGAGTCACCGTAAAGTTGCCTAAATTAGCTTGCAGTACTTGTTTTTGTCGATCGGTTAAACCGGGCATATCCAGCACATCTTCTACGTGCTCAAACGGAGCATATTTGAGGATTTGGCGAGCCAAGGTTGGATATAAACCTGGGTAATCCATAAATGCACGGACATTCGTATTATTTAAATCAATTTTTTGACCAAACTCAGTGCTGAGCTTATCGTCCATAACATTACGAAATTCTGCCAGCACGGTGGGCGATGTCTTGAAGGATAGTGTGCTTAAGTTGGCTGCCATGGCTGACTGACCTTGCCCAAACCAACCCAAGCTGCTAATCATCAACCCCAACGCCATGATGATACTAACCAGCCGTCTCATCCGTAAGATCCCTCCCAATTTCAGCGAATCAAACTTCATATACCGCTCGAATACACAGCTTATATTTAGAGACTACCACTGAAAGGGGTATAAGTAATGCAGAATGCGCGAGTATGCTCGATACAACAGAGTTTGATTTGCCTTTTCATCGGTATCTACCCAGTGATCAAATTACCGTCGCCTGTAGGATTAAGGAATGTACACCCGTTGGAGCCGTATGAATTTGGAGCAGAATTCCTCGTTGCCCTCAGTTTCGCGCCGCCGATTCATCAGCAAAGTGCTTGGCTCGGCAGTACAGTTATGGCTTCGATCGCAAGTAGAATCGGCAGAGACCTTACAGGTTCAGATTGAGGGGGGCGATTGGCAGATTTTATCGGGATATATCCCTACGGTAACAATCGCTGCTGAGGACGTGGTTTATCAAGGCATTGCTCTCCATCAAATTTTTCTGAGAGGAACAGACATTCGAGTCAATTTAAAGGATGTTTTGCAGGGCAAACCGCTACAACTCCTGGATGTTGTTCCTGTGCAGGCAGAAGCAACGCTGAATCAAGCTGGGATCAATACTTCGCTGCGATCTCCCCAGTTGGCAAGTACTATCAAAGCGTTGGTGATAGAGTGGCTGCGGTTGTCAGCCGAGGAATTGCCTACGGCTCTTCAGTTGCTGTTACGAACCAATCCGATCGAGGTAGAACAGCCTCAACTGGCTTTCCATGGTGGACACCTGCGACTTTGGGGACGACTAGTTGCCAACGGTTCAGCATCTCAACCCTTACAACCCCAAGACCGATCGCAGCCGTTTGCCATCAAGACGGGCCTGAACGTGATCGAGCGATCGAAGATTCAACTTGATCAGCCACAATGGCTTTCCCACCCTAACGCCATACAGGGAGAAGATTTGTCAACCTTACAGAATTTTGAAATCGATCTGGGCACAGATGTCTGTATCCACAGACTTAGCCTGGAAGCCGGGCGACTTGTTTGCGGTGGCATCATCAACGTGATTCCCTAATAGGCAGTCTGTCCTAGACAGTTGGTTGCATCACACATCGTAGTTCAGCAAAAACTCGAACTCTGCTCTCAAGGCCTCTACATCTCCCACCCTAGCCACCAATAAATTCTCGGTTCCAGCCTCGCTTAGTCGCTGTTTCCAATGAGAGATTTGATCGGCGTTGTTCAGCCAAAAATTAATGACGCTATCAACAATGCGATCGAGCCGCCAATTTTGACGCATGGGCAAGTCTTCAATCGAAGTGATGAATGCATCTAGGGTGCATTGATAGCTTCCCAAGTACTCTGCACCCGCATGGCGTTGCTGTCGAATGGCCTGTTGATGATTAAAAAATTCTAAAACAGGCGATACTCCAACAATTTCAAACGAGTATTCCATATGCGCCTCTATTCTGTTTTGATCGATACAAATTCAGATGAAGTTTCCTAACTCAGAAACACGTTTAATTGTGAATGTTTGAGCAATCTTAACAAGATTGGGTAGAAAGATCGGGATGTTTAAACATAATTTTTCATCTTGTCGATCGTCAGATCTGTAGCGCTAATTGCAAACGGATTGCAGTACCAGATTTAATTGGTATTGGCCATGTGATATGGTAGTTTTTGATTTCAATCTCCCGTTCATCGTAGGCTATGCTGAGTAAATCTCCTCTGGTGCAGGTGCAGCAGTCGCATCGGTATGGCTCAATCTGATTTGCTCAAACTAGCTCAACGAGGTGATCCAGGAGCGATCGCACTTCTGCTTAATCGTAAGCTTCAGCCCAGAGGTGTCACCGCCAAGGTGGTGTTCAAGGACAACTGCCTCAAAATTTTGTTGACTTCGACTCGCCCGCTGGAACAGCAGGCATTCATACAGTTTCTAGAGCAGCAAGTTGCCAGTCTGGACATTAACAACCTGGAGTCGGTGAAAGTATACAGTCAGCAAACTGGCGCCGTTTCCCCTGCCTGGACTCAGGATTTTATTCCCACGTCTGTTGCCACGCTGAACTCATCAAACACCACTACTCAAAATCTGCGTCTGTCCTCTCTAACCCGCCCACCTGCTCAGTCTAGCCCCAGCCCAGCCCCAAAGAGTTCTACCGCAAGTAAACCGTCTAGTGCAATCGTTAAGTACAACAAGCCCAATCCATCCAACCCAATTGGGTTTTGGCAAGCCCTGCGTAGTTTTCAAATCAAGACGATTTTTCCCTATCGCGATGTTTTAAGCCGTGATCTTTACCGCAACTACACGGTTCGGTTGCTGCTATTTTTAGGGGTGTTTCCTCTGGTAATTAATCTGTTCGCTGAGCAGGCCACTCTAGCACAAACCGCTTGGCTATTGGGCATTTACTACGCTTCGATTTGGGGCGTGGTGCTGTATAACCTGATTCGGCCGCCGCAGTTCTCATGGAGCAACACCCTCAAGTGCACCCTGTTTACCACCTTTATTGGCATTCCGACACTACTACTCTTTCAACGGGTTCCTCCGTTTAATACCTTGTATGATGCGGTCAATGGTGGGTTAGTGGCGCGTACCGTTGGTTTTGTGTTTGGTGTTGGGTTGCTCGAAGAAATCTGCAAAGCACTCCCTGTGTACTTATTATTATTGCGACCGGGAAAACTCAACGATCCGCAAACGTCCGCTTTCTATGGAGCGATGTCGGGTCTGGGATTTGCGATCGCAGAAGGAGCAGCTTATTCGCTGCGCTATGCTTTTGGTCTTTCGCGAGGTGAAATTGGCTTGGGGTCTTATGTGGCGGCCAATACCATTCGGTTTGTCTCATTGCCGCTATTTCACGCCATCCTAGCAGGCATTGTGGGATATTTTATGGGGCTAGCCGCCATTAATCCGTCCCGACAAAATGCCATTTTGTTGATTGGAATGACGATCGCCATTGTACTGCATGGCTTGTACAACACCTTTGCTGGCGGCATTCTGGGACCCTTTATCATTGGGTTTACAATTCTGCTGTTCGTCAGCTACTTGCGCCGCAGTAAACAAATGGTAGATGAGATGCAACAGGCAGAACGAGAGCATTTTAAGTGAGAGGTTAGGAATTGGGGCGATCGGTTAAGTCATCATCCTCTAAATCTAATCCCCAGTCGTCATCTCCCCAGTCGTCATTGTCACGACTGTCAGCCAGACTAACGTCATTTGTGGGCGGCGGCACTTCTTCGAGATCTGGGCGGTAAGGCGGCGTGATCACGCGATATTCGGCGTCATACACCTCACTGGGTTTAGAAACTGAGTTAGGATTGGGACGCGGTGGCGGTGGTGGCGGCGGCGGCAGCGGCGATGTAGAACCATCTGCTCGACGATAGCTGACGGAATAGACCGAACCAGATTGGCGCTGCGTTTCCGGTTCTTGTTTGGCCTCAAAATCTGTGCGGCGAGGCCCAGCATCGGGATAGGCATTTTGCGAGGCACGATGGCGATCGACCACCTCATCCTCGAATTCATCAAATTCATCCGATGGAGTGCGCTTACCTAGCTCTAAGTCTTCATAACCGTCCCAGTTAGCCCAAGCTTCATCTTCTGTGTCACGCACTTGAGTATTGGAATTCGGCACTGTTTGGCGATCGGTTAAATCGGCAGGCGCCCCCCAATCGTTCCAATCATCCCGACTCTGTTGAGTAGTCTCCCAGTCATCGCCAGTACGAGGAGCGGTTGAGCCAGGTGATCTAGTATAGCTGCCTGTATAATCTCCAGTTGAGCTAGCTGGTTGCCGAGTTTCGCCAGACCTTCCGCCAGACCAAGGTGTCCGAAAGCCAGTTGTTGTCGTGCGATTGGTGCTGCGGGGGGGAGTACGCTTAGACCGAGCCGATGCCGATGTAGAGCGACCCACTCCCACTAATCCCGCCATTAACAGTGTTGTCAAACCACCCAGGATAACCGCCAGCACAACCCATAGTCCTAGCGGGAGGGATTGTGTCGTAAAGCCCAAAAAATTTAGGGCAATTGGCGAGAAATTAGACAACACCAGCACCACAAACGCGGCAACGATCGCTAATAACAGTGCAACTCTGACCATAACTTTCCTCTGAGACTGGAGGCTTCTAGAGCCTAGGTGTAAGCTTTTCTCTTTCTTTTCAATACTATCGATCGTGGCTTCAATTGGTTCATATGAGATGGTTCATGCAAGGACTGCGATCGGGCGACGCCATCATCATCACCATCAACACGGTTTTTACAATCTTTGCCTGTCTCGTTCCTCCCCTACGCTCCTTCCTTGCTTCCCCGGTCTGCCTCCTTTCCCAAATGTCCCTGCCACCGTCGCAGCGGTACACAATCAATTTCAAATTGATCGAGGGCCCGCGCTACTACAAAATCAACCAGGTCTTCGATGGTCTGAGGATGGTGATACCAAGCGGGAATCGCGGGAACAATTCTGGCCCCGGCTTCTGTCAAGCTGGTTAAGTTGCGCAAATGAATGAGGCTAAATGGTGTTTCACGCGGCACAATCACCAGTTTACGCCCTTCCTTGAGTTGAACATCGGCCGCTCGTTCTAGTAGATCAGAACTAAGACCAGCAGCCAATTTGGCCACCGTGCTCATGCTGCATGGAATGATCACCATGCCGTAGGTGCGAAAAGACCCGCTGGCGATCGTTGCACCCACATCGCCCCACGGATGACAGTGCAACTTACCACCCGTTTCTACACCGGCTTGCTGTCGCCAAAACTGCTCTTGTTGTTCTGCTTCGATAGGCATCCGGATACCATGTTCGGCTTGCCAAACCATATAGGTTGACTTGGAAGCCACAAGTTCGATGGCATAGTCGGCTTGTAGGAGATATTTCAGCGATCGTACGGCATAAATTAGCCCCGACGCGCCAGTGACGCCAAGAATCAGAGGGCGAGAGGTGGAATAGGGTGTAGACACAGAGAGAACCTAGAAATGAGGAATGACGAGGCTGTGATTTTCATGGCAACGGAAGAAAAGATAGTACTATCCAACGTTGCCAGAATCAATAGCCGTTAGACAGTGAAATCGAAAGACGGACATCGTTTTCGCGGTCTGTTTATGGCTATAACATTCGCTAGAAAATCACCACTCTGTTGTTGAGTGTAGGCCAACCATCACGTCAGCGGTGTGTCTAGTTACATCAGGTGTGATGACAGGGAAGCACCAATAAGGTAATTCCCTGAATGGCAAGAATTTCAACAGAATCGCCAGGCATCAACACTGTATGGCGATCGGCATAGTAGAGCTTTGCAAACCAATAAGAGCCATTAAACTTAACGCGCCACAGGCGACCTTGCACAATGGCTTTATCAACTGTTCCGTAGTTTGGTTCAGGAAACATTCTAGATGCTTCAGAAAAGAACAAGCTATTCAAGGTGTCACCTCTTGTCATGTGAGTTGCCGGTTAACTGAACAACACTCACCCCTCCAAGAACCCATCTGTCTATAAACCGTTGAACATTCAAACACAAACAAGAAATCTGTCAGTTCGATCGAATCTCAGATAGGTTCTGACCACTAACAGTCAGTACTGCCAAGTCCTGACATGACTCCTTTCAAGCTTTTCTATCTCCAGGAGCGTTCTCAAAAAACTCCACAGAACCTCACAAAAGTGAGATACGATCAATGAACCAGTATTCAATTCTGTGGAATAGCTAGAGATAAAAATCGTGTGGAAATCCTCAATGATATTGGCGATACTGACCACTAACATGACTTGGTTAAGATCAATGTCAGTGTTTTGCGCTTAGTTGGAAAATACGGAATGACCTTCAATTACCTGTCAATTTGGGCAATATAGACGATTCAATAGAAAGCGCCCTGCTAGGCGAACATGTGTATTGAGTTCCTGGTTGTGTTTGCGCTTGCTCTGTTCGACTTTGCCCTGAACTTAGCCCTGCCTCGTGCTTAGCTCTGGTTCTATTCGACCTTTTCTAGTTATGTGAGAGTCGTTGAGATAACCATATCTCACATTTGTGAGAAAATCAAGTTATCGGTGCAAACGTAATGCAATAGCTGAACTACTAAACAATTAACTTTGTCGGTAGCCATAGAAAAGTTGATTTTTAAGCTTTTCCTACTGTTCAATTTGCCGATGGTCTACAGTAAGATGAAACAATGTTGAAAAAAATAAAATCACATAAGTGAACAGTGTGATAAAAGTGGGTATTGGCTGATGTGAGTTGATTGCTGCTTGTTTAGAAATGTGAGTGTATAATCGTGATTCCTCAAGACGCTCTAAAAACTCTCGCGCGATCCTATGGCGTGTCTGATACTGAATTGGAAGTGCTGTCCTTAGCCATTGAGGGACGCTCTCTAGATGCCATTGCTAAGCAGCTACAAATTAGACCGGATGCCACTCGCAAACGGCTTGGGGAGGTATATCGCAAATTTGAGATTACTGGCAGTGGTCCTGGCAAACTGGCAAAGCTGCAAACGAAGCTACAGAAAATTCTGGCGTCCCACTCCACTCAGATTGGGGTGAACGAGCTATCGGCTACAAGCGATCTGGATCAATTTCAACCGCTGCCTCGCCCAAAATATCGAGATTGGGGAGAAGCGATCGACGATTTGCGAGGGTTTTATGGTCGTGAGTCTGACCTCGCTCAGTTACACCATGCCATTGTCACCGAGCGCTGCCAATTGGTGGCCATCCTCGGCATCGGCGGCATTGGCAAAACAGCCTTATCTTTAAAACTAGCGAAAGATGTAGAAGATGAGTTTGATTATGTGATTTGGCGATCGCTGAAAAATGCAATTCCGATTCAAGATCTCTTAGCAGATTTGATTCGATTTCTATCTCAGAATCATTCGATTGATTTACCCATAACCTTGCAAGGTAGAATCACGCTTTTGTCAAACTATTTACGTCAATATCGTTGCCTCATTGTTCTGGATAATG
This genomic interval carries:
- a CDS encoding flavin prenyltransferase UbiX → MSTPYSTSRPLILGVTGASGLIYAVRSLKYLLQADYAIELVASKSTYMVWQAEHGIRMPIEAEQQEQFWRQQAGVETGGKLHCHPWGDVGATIASGSFRTYGMVIIPCSMSTVAKLAAGLSSDLLERAADVQLKEGRKLVIVPRETPFSLIHLRNLTSLTEAGARIVPAIPAWYHHPQTIEDLVDFVVARALDQFEIDCVPLRRWQGHLGKEADRGSKEGA
- a CDS encoding PrsW family intramembrane metalloprotease; translation: MAQSDLLKLAQRGDPGAIALLLNRKLQPRGVTAKVVFKDNCLKILLTSTRPLEQQAFIQFLEQQVASLDINNLESVKVYSQQTGAVSPAWTQDFIPTSVATLNSSNTTTQNLRLSSLTRPPAQSSPSPAPKSSTASKPSSAIVKYNKPNPSNPIGFWQALRSFQIKTIFPYRDVLSRDLYRNYTVRLLLFLGVFPLVINLFAEQATLAQTAWLLGIYYASIWGVVLYNLIRPPQFSWSNTLKCTLFTTFIGIPTLLLFQRVPPFNTLYDAVNGGLVARTVGFVFGVGLLEEICKALPVYLLLLRPGKLNDPQTSAFYGAMSGLGFAIAEGAAYSLRYAFGLSRGEIGLGSYVAANTIRFVSLPLFHAILAGIVGYFMGLAAINPSRQNAILLIGMTIAIVLHGLYNTFAGGILGPFIIGFTILLFVSYLRRSKQMVDEMQQAEREHFK
- the cobO gene encoding cob(I)yrinic acid a,c-diamide adenosyltransferase yields the protein MTTTSENSLSNVSKDQEATRLDEEATAPGLTDEQYHRKMQRRKEVQEQRLAERNREKGLIIVHTGNGKGKTTAALGMVLRSLGHGYKVAIVQFIKGGWEPAEKRVFSLWPKQLEFHAMGEGFTWETQDRSRDMQKATEAWAKALTFIGNPEFKLVLLDEINVALKLGYLSVEQVSAGLEQKPAASHVILTGRGAPQLLIDQADLVTEMTLIKHPFREQGVKAQPGIEF
- a CDS encoding NfeD family protein — its product is MFPEPNYGTVDKAIVQGRLWRVKFNGSYWFAKLYYADRHTVLMPGDSVEILAIQGITLLVLPCHHT
- a CDS encoding LmeA family phospholipid-binding protein, whose translation is MYTRWSRMNLEQNSSLPSVSRRRFISKVLGSAVQLWLRSQVESAETLQVQIEGGDWQILSGYIPTVTIAAEDVVYQGIALHQIFLRGTDIRVNLKDVLQGKPLQLLDVVPVQAEATLNQAGINTSLRSPQLASTIKALVIEWLRLSAEELPTALQLLLRTNPIEVEQPQLAFHGGHLRLWGRLVANGSASQPLQPQDRSQPFAIKTGLNVIERSKIQLDQPQWLSHPNAIQGEDLSTLQNFEIDLGTDVCIHRLSLEAGRLVCGGIINVIP
- the psbU gene encoding photosystem II complex extrinsic protein PsbU, which produces MRRLVSIIMALGLMISSLGWFGQGQSAMAANLSTLSFKTSPTVLAEFRNVMDDKLSTEFGQKIDLNNTNVRAFMDYPGLYPTLARQILKYAPFEHVEDVLDMPGLTDRQKQVLQANLGNFTVTPPEDALVEGGDRFNNGIYR
- the nadB gene encoding L-aspartate oxidase; the protein is MVAISVPSTATSQLFDVLVIGGGAAGLYAALCLPDHYRVGLITKDTLALSASDWAQGGIAAAIAPDDSPVLHVEDTLKAGAGLCDVEAVNLLVEQAPQCVQSLVNMGVAFDRHGDSLALTLEAAHSRRRVLHAADTTGRAMVTTLQAHVLNRPNIRVLPQAFVLDLWVSCQGGDRQAEPRCRGVIVVQSNEIRWLTAKAVVLATGGGGQVFAQTTNPALSTGDGVAMAWRAGAQLRDLEFFQFHPTALTKPGAPRFLISEAVRGEGAHLIDAQGKRFAFDYHPAGELAPRDVVSRAIFNHLQQTTPDPTTAHVWLDLRPIAPETVRRRFPNIIHVCQTWGIDVLQEPIPVAPAAHYWMGGITTDTLSRTTLAGLYAVGETASTGVHGANRLASNSLLECLVFGAQLRSLELSDLPPDPISDADSDRDANKLERALEELAQIKYWRQELPRLMWQSAGICREHRSLNAAITQVETWKQELMALPLSQTLVHLLNSPNRAPLSLSSSTLSQSLRLWGETRNLLDVADLILKSAVLRTESRGGHYRSDYPAVDPKWQVHTLVEHQTWRRSRSV